A stretch of the Cydia strobilella chromosome 23, ilCydStro3.1, whole genome shotgun sequence genome encodes the following:
- the LOC134751692 gene encoding uncharacterized protein LOC134751692 — protein MVERLHRSLKAAIMAHNSTRWTEVLPIVLLGIRSAWKEDIKCSAAEMVYGEPLRIPGEFFHSHNSNTLQPDDFVTQLKRQMSHLRPIPASRHGNKSVFVHKDLSSCSHVFLRQDALRGSLEPPYTGPYRVLRRTDKTVTLDLLRGPVTVSIDRIKPAYMQNDTASPTGTNARPTQAVVPAGL, from the exons ATGGTCGAGCGTCTGCACCGCTCCCTGAAGGCAGCCATCATGGCCCACAACAGCACGAGGTGGACTGAGGTGTTGCCGATCGTCCTACTCGGCATAAGAAGTGCGTGGAAGGAAGACATCAAATGCTCAGCTGCAGAGATGGTGTATGGTGAGCCTTTACGCATCCCGGGTGAGTTCTTTCATTCTCATAACTCTAACACCCTGCAGCCTGATGATTTTGTCACTCAGTTGAAACGCCAGATGTCTCACCTCAGACCTATCCCCGCATCAAGGCACGGAAACAAATCAGTCTTTGTTCATAAGGACCTAAGTTCATGCAGCCATGTTTTCCTTAGACAGGATGCACTGCGTGGATCACTAGAACCGCCATACACAGGCCCATATCGCGTGCTACGTAGAACGGACAAGACCGTCACATTGGACTTACTACGAGGACCAGTGACAGTCTCCATTGACCGTATCAAACCAGCCTACATGCAGAACGACACAGCTTCACCTACAGGCACAAATGCTAGGCCTACTCAAGCTGTTGTCCCG GCAGGACTTTGA